The nucleotide window CGCGACCCGATAACGCACCGACCCGTGACCCGTAACAAACCCGAATAAtccaacaatcacccccttaatCGGTGTTTGTTTACATCTTCACCGCAGCACCGAATCACTTCGGTTTCAAACCATCACGACTTTTTACCGGACACCCCGACCACCACCGGTCACGCCCAAAGTCAACTCGGTTCAACCCGAATCAAACCGACCACGCTTGTAACATGTCACATGGCATGGCATAACGTTGGAACACCGTTCACTCACATCTTGACTTATCACGGATCAACGACCTACCCCAGCCACATCCAACGCCATCCGATTGAACTCCAACGCCATAATGTCACCCCGTGTTATTTTTTTCTCTAACCATACCTTTTTCCGATCAACCTTAGTCAAGAGGCCTCTCCACCGACCAAGAAAACAAAGCCACCTAACGTTTTCTTTCAACTGCTAAACGAACCGAATCCAAAGCCACCTGCTTTGACGGATCCCTTACGCCCGTTTATCACGCAACACGCCAGTCTCCTCTTATCACGAAACAAGCCAATCAAGGTACCCGTTCTCACCATCTACTGTTATCACCGCTAACAGCTACGAATAGGATGATCAAGATTAAAACTTCTGATGTTGAATCGTATTCGCCAAATAGAACACCTACTATTGCAACCCTTCACATGCACATCATGCATGCAAAACCCATGTATTAGAATTATTCCTTGCGATTTTCAATCTGCTCCCACTTTTTCTTGAAAAGTAACTCCAATAAATATTCGTTTTCCACCGACTTTGAAATTTGGTTACACCACAATCAAGAATGGAAAACTTCGTTCCACTTATTTTATTGGACCACCCTTTAACTTGCCAAAACCACAaccaaaataaaataaacacgaTCATGAGCGACACAAAACACGATCACCACTTGATCGACAATCCAACTTATGATTTTGTTGTCGTTGCAGCCCCGCGAGGGGCGGCTCCCCCTTTCTTAAAAACGACTCTCAAAActgccaagctctgataccaattgttggaaatCAGGCCCTTCGATCAAACACAAAAGCACGAGATTGAACGAACTGTTCGACTCTTTTATTAATTTATCAATGAGAGCACACACTAATTACACTAATTACAATGACCCTaaccatctatttatactaaacttaTTCTAGTCCTAACCCAACTCAAACTCTATTGATAAAATAAACAAACTAGATAAACCTATCTAATAAACCTTGATGCCCAAGAAAACATCCCTAGACTAGAATTAGGAAacctaaataaaataaactaaaacaCTTAGCACCCTCCAACTTTTGAGTTATGACAAGATTAGTCCCAACAAAAGCACCATCAGTTTGAGGAGTGAATATGCGAAATCAAAGTTTTTTGTTGGTAGTTAACGTTATATAAATAGGCGCCTAGCCTAAAGACTCGTGCACGCCTCATTTAGCCAAGTGGCGCGGGTGCTGCTCCACTTTAAAGTTCGGTTCCTTTCTAAACCATTTGTCATGGCATCATTTTCTTAATGGAAGCCTCATTTACCCAAGCGGGGCGGGTGCTACCCCACTTTAAAGTTCAGTTCCTTTCTAAACCATTTGTCATGGCATCATTTTCTTAATTGAATGATGCATTAAAGCTTGAAAAGTCTAAAACCAACAACATGAATATAAAgaacaaataaaagaaataaaaaatgcAGTGTAATTAGCTTTATAGAAAAGTTATTAAATTTCGATAAGTGTGGATGTCCAAAAATattaaaagtttaataataaaaaatagcTCAAAATAAGAATTTTAGAACATGTGGAATGGTCGTGAGCATTAGAGAGACCCGTGCCATGTAAAAAACATACGCTTAAAAGTACTcaaatggatttttattattatttggatTCTTACTTGCctgtgtggttcaacttttttttatatatatatatataaattatatatatatatggaacccattaagtctaaccacTTTTGGAATCCATCTCTACCGTCGGATCatgctgagattaaatctcagccCTTTAAACTCATAAAATTAACCACTACAGTGGCGGTTCACAGCAGTTTTATACAGTTTCTCAGTTGGTGGTTTAACTCCATATTTTTCTGCCCATGATCAAACCATTTAAACTAAGTAAAAAAAACTGTAAAACAAACAGTTCTTGAAGGTTGGGCAGACTCTCTCCTCTTTTATGGCAGTTATAGCTTCATTAGCACCCATAATTTACGAATCAACTGCTTCACAAATAAACTGCTTCTTCCTTTCCTTAACTTGTATATCCACAACGGGAATTTTACATAAATAAATGCCCCATGTTCTCCACCTTCCTTATTTTTAGTAAATAAGGAGTTATATCTTTGATTATATATATTCAAAGTTGCATAAAAAACTACAACCTGCTCTCTCAATTATCAATTAAACCTAATTGAGAAGATTATAGCAGCACATTCAAGATGCAACAAAAAATATGGATGTTAAAGACTTAAAGTAAGCTTCATACGTACCCATGAATTGCGGTTGTTTGTCAATCCACctttcttatattttttttttctttcaggTTGCATCCACGGACAATATCTTCGTTCGCCCGATCGTGTGTGAACCTACATAAGAATCGGCTAACGTAAGTACAATGCAATTCAGTTTAGAGGGGCAGGTATGCGACCTAAAAGGTTTGGGTAATAATGGTTTATCTTTATGTTCTATGCAAAAAGATGTAGTTTTTTTGCAAATACTAATTGCACTAACTCATTCACAAAACTGTGATCATCAGGAATTGATGTTATTGTTTATTTGTCTGAAAACAACAAGCATGAAGCAGTCACCACCAAAGCCATTAGTTATGAATGAAGGGCCTGCTGGAAACTTTGACAGCATGTTAGAATATTTATTTTCATAgactttggtttttttttttttttttttttttttgtaaatactaAATTTATACAAACTGCAGAAGCTTCAAAAAATTGCTTGCTGAAATAATCAACGACAACCAGTTCAGATATGACAAGGTACTCTCGAATCCATAACAATCCACAATTAACACATACCTTACTTTATAACGCATATATCTATTTGTGCATTCACCAGCTACGGTCGAAAAGGCACAAAAAGATGGAATACCTGACCTGCAAGTGAAGGTTAAAGTGATTATTTTATATTAGTTATTATTTGTAATATATTCTTAATTTAATTGTTATATTTGATAAAGTTATTTTTATATTTGATAaagttatttttatttaaaaatattattttttataaacattgtGTTTATTATGCAGAAACCAATCTCAGCCACTTAAACTCAAAAAATAACCGCTATGGTGGCGGTTCAGGGCGGTTATTTGCGGTTTTCTAAGCAGGTGGTTTGCTCCACCTATTTATGCCCATGTTCTCTTAATTTTCCTGCCCTTCAAGCTCGAACTCAAGATTCTAGGCTAATCTTAGTATCTTTATAAACCACCAGCAGTTTATACGTTATAAGATCCAAATTACCCATATTTATCAACAAGAATATGAGAAAATGCATATCAAACTCTCAGAAAGCCAATACCAGAAACTATAAATGATGAGCATtctcatttttcaaaataagatgTATAATCATAACAACGTACTGACGAGGTATCTAGAACATCAAACCTTGATCTGACACGAACAAAGAACAAATATTATCGGACTAGATGAGCAATCATACCTTGATCTGATAAAAATGTCTGAAAAAGGGATCATCTGGACCGAAGCATCTAGGATATCTAACCATGATCGGACAATAACAAAGAACGAATCGGATCAAACTAGATGAAGAATCTTGCTTTCATCAAACAAAatgagagagaaaggagaaagggGCGAAATATCTAGAAGACGTGCAAGTGTGTTAGGGTTAGGTTTTAGAAGTGCTTATATATTATCCATTTGTTAATTTGGGTGGTCCGTATACTATCCGAACATTTCTTGACCATTTTGTATAAGATGTtttgtttaataaattaaaaGCAAACATACTTTAAATATCGATATTTTAATATTAAGCACTTAGcttttattgaaaaaaaaaatctttaattCTTCTTATAATGAGGAACGATTATTTATATACATGAAAGACTAATATACTTTAGTGACTCTCATTACAAGATAGATAGATTGCAAATATGTGGCTTTTGATTTTGGTTGTTATTGGactataataaattaatattagttttagaATGTTTGTGTTTAGaatgaaaaaaaagaagaagaaaacttATGTCATTATCTATCACATGGATAAATATGCGTCCACCAAACAAGTAGCGTTCATCCAAAAATGGGACAGGGAATAGAAAAAAAAATGGATGTAAATTAATGTTTCTTATGTATTATGATTTTATTTTTGTGTTTATAGGTTCATACAAGTTGAAAAGAGGTCATCTTTGAGTTTAAAGAGGACGATCCAAAAGCCGAAAAAAATAGGCAGTAAACCATGTTTGATTGTTTTAACACTTTTCCTTAGTGTTGCCTACCGTTTACGTTTGCATTAAAATGACACCATTTCATGTTTTATCACtctatcatttttattttatattgttttgtggTTGTACACTGTTCACGTTcattttccttttataaattaaaaattggGCTTTTGTTTATAATGTTGTTTAGACTTGTGTCCACTTAATGTgagtgtttgggattgcttactTTAAGATCCTTTTAAGTTTTTGACTTCTTAAAAGTTAACAGGTCATTTTTTGTAGTGTTTGGATAATGTGTTGAGAATGAGTTTTGtggtttgaaaagaagaaaaggaaaagttagatggttgtaatttttttcaaataggagatggaaaagaagaaaaggagaagcAAACCGAAACACCATCAATATACATTATCTTTGTTGCGTTGTTAGcgtaacccgtccaccggacgggtattaaactagttatggGTGGTAAGTGAAGAGCTACGGTCCAGACTCCAGAACCCGACGAGAAGAGATCAAATAGAGTAATCTACTTCGCCAAAAGTCAACCCAAATTAACCCGAATTGATTCATGCACAATTCACTTAAGCTGACGTGACAACAAAGGTACAATCATGACAAAAGGAATGTTAATTCCTGACCAATAGAATTCAAGATGTCACTATCAAAACAGTTATGCTCACCTCGAGAGACCACATCACATGACAGTCACATCAAACATTGGAAAGAGAAGTAAGCTCCGGATTTCCTTCTTCATTCAGTAAGAGCAAAAAGGGGGTTGTTTTGATTGTAGCTCCTTGGTGAAAAATAAGCAAATATGAAGGAAACTTAAGgccaatgaggtggtggtggagtggtaagggagagtcTTGGTGTTCTAAGGAACCCAAGTTCGATTCCTGCCCTcctcattattttctgcggcacctggtgatgatgggagactaggcgaataggtggagatcgctagttcgatccttgaactgagcgggttttacctcaccgcactgtcgtgccttcgggcgagtgttcacgggcttcggccctaggtgagggttttccccggttcggaggcgagtgtattccgatgtggtgaatttcgccagtagcccatttgaaGGATTCGTTTCACGTTCAAAAAAAATGAAGGAAACTTAAGATAATGCAACAATATTAGTTTCTTTCTAAAGCAATTTTGATTGACAAACTTTTTGTCTATGATTAAACTTTCAAGTTTATATTTctgattttcataaataaaaaataatataatacatcactagaaaaacaaaaaaaataaaaaattcaaattCTAACCTCACTAAATAAACTGTTTGAATTAGCATCACCAGTAATCTCCACATGAACAAACACCATTAACAATATGATGGAACCGGTTTTTATCCCTCATAAACACTTCTCTTTCACATACTTGAGACACAACCTTAGCAAAACTATGACAGTCAACACACACCCTAAGGTTTTTCATAATCCGAATCGGCTTTCCTACAGGACTATAAATCAACCCGAAAGCCAATGCCAACTTTTCACTATGTCCCAACAAAATCTTCTCCTTTTGTTCATCGTCCACATCGAATAAAACGCCGCTCAAATTCGGCGAATACCCATATTCCTTAAGCTTTACTAacacttctttcattttatcataAACCTCATCCATTTTTGGATGTAACCGATCGCCTGCGTGAAACGTATGAAGCGTTTGATCGATTTCGATCCAACTTTTTCCTGGATCCTTAGCGACAGCTTTCTGTTCCATCAAACTTCGTATACTTCTAACATCATCCCATCGTCCTCTAGACGCGTATAAATTCGAAAGAATCACATAATTTCCAGGATTTTCCGGTTCTATTTGTAAAAGCGTATGACCCGCAATTTCCCCGATTTCGACATTCGAGTGCACCAAACAAGCCCCTAATAACGAACCCCAAATAGCAGCGTTTGGCTCAAGAGGCATCTGTTTGATAAACTCAAACGCTTTTTCCACCTGACCAGCACGACCTAGCAAGTCAACTACGCATCCGTAATGTTCAACGTCGGGCACAACACCGTCTTTTCCACTCATCATCTCATCAAAAACTTCTAACCCTTTATTTTCCATCTTACCGTGACTGCAACCTGATAATATAGCCAAGAAAGTTACGTTATTGGGTTTAACTTGGTTTTCGTTTCTCATTAGTTCAAAGAGGCTAGCCACCTCTCTAGCCATTCCGTGTTTACTGTATCCCACAAGCATCGCGTTCCATGAAATAACGGTTCTCTCAGACATTTTATCGAACACCCTCCTTGCATAGCTTAGTTGGCCGCATTTTGTGTACATATCGATAAGAGAATTCTGAAGAACCACGTAAAACGGAAGTCCAGACCGAAGCGTATGACTGTGAATTTGCTTTCCCATTTCATACGCTGCGAGTCCAGAAACGGCAGTCAAAACACTAGCATAGGTAACATAGTTAGAAGCGATTCCTTCCCTTAATAACCTACGGAACAACTCCAAGGCCTCTTCATCAAGACCCAACTGGGCATAGCCCGAGATAATGGCGGTCCAAGAAACAACATCCCTTTCTGGAAGGTTTTCAAAAACAAAACGCGCTTCGTGGATTCCACCAGCTTTAGCATACATGTCAAGGAGAGAGCACCCGACGTATAAATGAGAGTCGAAATTGTTTTTGATTATGTGATTGTGGACTTGCCTCCCATGATAAAGCCCGGAAACTCCAGTGCAACAAGTGAGTGCAGTTGCAAATGTGTACTCGTTTGGCTCAGTACCTGAAGATCCATATGGTTTAGTAAATCATGATCATCATTCTCattaaatcccaccaatagcaaatcTAAGGTAGGTTCTAAGGCCGGAGGGTGTGGGGGCGCCACCCTTGCCAACTCAACATCAATGGCGCCTGGGTGGTGGCGCCACCCCACACCATGCGATTCAAGGAGGGGCGCTATAGGTAGCTCGCCAACATGGTAACGAGGAAGAACCATGTGTTCAGGTGGGGCCCACTTGATTTCATCcaatcaaatctttttttttattttgtttaatatgaggctttatcccacaccctgcaagttaagggagggcgtgataaagccccctAGCTGACGTGGATCCTACATGGCGCTGACGTGTCCTGATAAAGCCTCTAGGGGCTCCATCCCACACTCCATAGCttaaggagggtaagatgtagacagccttacctctaccccgtaggaatagagaggctgcttccagtgagacccccgactcgctagtagttttgcatcaagccttggacataagacacataacactcaacaattggaacaaaggccgattagtgcatgtacccttttgtctttcggctatcaacgccaccacatgatgcatgattaaccatccaccgctttttaacgttattttcatgaaattagtaaaataacgttaaaattagtgcaatttcacttttgccttTCGTATATTAATAACAGACTATAGGTGACATTGTATTGTTATGAAAACTTTTATATTTTATCTATAGATACATACAAAAAGATTGATACCTGATCTTAACATCTTCACAAGAAGATCCAAAGCTTCAGAAGCATACCCACTCTTGGAATAAGCAGACATCAAAGCAGTCCAAGAAACTACATTTCTctcaggcatttcatcaaacacctggcgAGCATCCCACAAACACTCACATTTACCATACAAAACAAGCAACCTTGTTACAAGATACACTGGCGGGTTATATTGAGTCTTGATCATGTGTGCATGAACCCTTTGACCTCCTCTAACAGACTTCTGTTTTACACATTCGTTTAAGAGAGTGTCATACGCTTGAAAATTCATTTGAAGACCCAATTTGGCCATATCTGTCAGTGCATAGTTAAGGTGACCGTTGGAGCACAAATTTTGTAGATTTGTTGGTAGCTCTTGTGTCAAAGCAGAAGCAGCAAATTGGCGGGCAAAAAGGTTGATTTTTGTGCGCATCTTGCATAAGATATAGATCAGTGAGCATAAAGATTAAAGATGTGCAAGTTTTTGAAGTCGCAATATTGTAAAAATCACTGGCCGCTAGATACCGACTAACGATTAATAGAGATTAATCGGATTGcaatttttatatgtaatttttagttacATATATACACACGGATTTTTTACATGTAGTTTTTcaaactaaacatgttttaacccCTTATTAACACATTTTTTAAAGTACTACAATTGGTGGAAATTTTATAAGGTTTGGTCGAAATTTGGCCGGAATCTTGCCAATATTTGGATAGAATAGGACTGTCATTGACCGCCTAACGATTAATCGGTAAACCTCCAATTATCGATTAATGAGAGACTAATCAGAAGCTAGTCGGGATTTTTGCAAACATGGTCATAGGCCACTCTAGTGGCTTATCAATGGGACGGGTCTTACAATCCGAATAACATCATAATCACCATTATCTAAAACTAGATCTGGCAATAAAAACTCATTTAGGTATTTTGGGTTATTTTAGGTCATTTTAAAAATGAGGATGAGTAGGGAAATAATTAAGAATGGGTTAGGATAGATTGTAAGATATCTAATTAAAATAATTCGTGGGTCAGGATGGATTGGGTAAATGAGTAACTCTAAAAAAATATCAGAGTCAGATTCTTCATCCTATTTGAGTGTTCGTAgaattcacaaaaaaaaaaaatttaaaataaaaaaactaaaaaaattaaaaaattaaaaaaaaatctaaaaaattaaaaatcacaaaaaaaatcagaaaaataaaaagacaaaaaaataaaagaaatttaaaaaattaaaaatgttgaaaaaaataaaaaataagtaaaaaaaaatttaaaaatccaaacaaaaaagtaaaaaaaaaaaaaggtaaaaatccgaataaaataaaaaaaatcagaaaaataaaaaattttaaaaaattgtaaaaaacaaaaaatttaaaaataaaaaaaataaagaaaaaatttaaaaaatcatTAATcttaaaaaatcccaaaaaatcaaaaaaaatcagaaaaataaaaaaatgttaaaaaattttaaaaatttaaaaaatcagaaacataaaaaaattttgaaaaatcaaaatatccaaaaatttttttttttgtttttattttttgattttttttaaattttttaatttttctgaattttttggtatttttagattttttataatttgtttgattttttggatttttttataatttttttactaaTAAGTTATACAGGTTAAACTTTTACTTCGAACGGGGTCAAGAACTTTGTAATTTGCATGGATGTTGAGTGAAAAAGAATTAAACAAAATTTATACAACTAGTGTCGAGGGAAAAAGAATTAAACACAACAACATATTCAATTGTTTTTAAAAGAATTAACGAACGtaagtttaaataaaattaatGTTCATAACGACATACACTTTTAGTGTGTGTAGATATAACTAAGTAACAAAACTAAACTTATAAAATATCAAGTTCTTTATATTTTGTCTTTTAACCGTCAACTCTGTATCTATAAACATCCTCTAAAAACACTTATTTTTTTTACAATGTTACATCCTTTTTAAACACCCaccttttatataaaaaaaaattaattatattGTTTGTGTCACCCTCATGTTTGAAACAGGTTTGGAAATTTTGAACGATGCCACATAACTCGTATAGCGGATGCTCTAAGACATGCAAGTATTGCTAGTATCATAGCATGCCATGTCAAAGTTATAATTGATGATTTTCTCTTTTTTATAAACTATgttgtatttatttataaaaagttgAATATTACAGAAAATATAACTAGAAGTTTATTCAATATCGAGTTATAACATAGTTTTTATTCATAATTAACCCATTAAAATCATCATTATTTTTTTAACGGTCTAACGAAATAAAAGCCCGATTACTCAGGTAACCCAATGGCAAAAGGCAACCTCAAACGCCCTAACCACAAATAGCGCTAGGTAGCCGAAGCTCACCATCACCAGATTCGAGGAAACCCCGCCGCCCAAAGGCCTACTGCGATAAAACTCAGTTGGGATCAGATTTGAACTTGAGATCTCTAACCTCAAACCCAAATCTTCACTTCCCTCCAGTGCCAATTGAGCTATAGCTCCTCGGCATTAATATCATTACATTATAAATAAgagtgtgcctattggcacactaaagtgcctattggcacaccaaaccctagcaaaagttagggtttatctacgctgcgtagggctgtaaacgaaccgaacggacacgaacgaggccttgttcgtgttcgttcgttaaggaaataaatgtgttcacgaacggttcatgaacacttgccgaacgagattttatgttcatgttcgttcattaaagaaatgagcgtgttcacgaacggttcacgaacacaaataaatttggcgaacgtgatgaaggataaaggtggatggcccagagagtagcactagaacttgaatcccttattgtggaacggaggtaaatcatattcgtcgatgtaaataatgagaaaagaaAGGGAAACGGTGCATAAACGAGGTGAaagagggtttcctagtttaattgttagggtaatgatataaataaaagtttaatagaataaaaagtatagataaaatatatgaaagtataaaaatctttaaataaaacacgaacatacgaacataaacgaacgcaaatgaatgaatgttcacgaacaccttaccgaacgttcacgaacataattGAACGAACGATacatttgttcatgttcgttcatttaattaatcgaacgaaatttattgttcatgttcgttcgtttattaaacgaacgaacataaacgaacttcccgccgaacggttcacgaacggttcgctgaacgttcggttcgtttacagccctaacgctgcgtattggtcaatacgcagcctATAAGGTTAACCCTagacgctgcgtattgaccaatacgcagcgtagataaaccatagatctcagtgcctgattaccaatcattgcacagaaaacaaggtccctatacgctgcgtattggtcaatacgcagcgtatataaaactGAGGCACAtttggggtcattttggtaggtttaaagtgtcaaatttttgccaggtttctatacgctgcgtattgaccaatacgcagcgtatataaacttggtaaaatttgacacttcatacctggaAACATTTTGTGTCAATTCCTGAAACATAAGGGACCATtattgtaaatcctggaaacatcagggaccatttatctaaattatcaaacatcagggaccatttttgtaatttcatgaaacttcagggaccatttttataaaaaatgaaacaccagggaccaaagtgtaaatatatataaaatcagtatAAAAGGGGGTCTTCTTTAAAGAACCGGCCCTTACCATGATTCGAACTCGTGACCTATCGTCTAGAACCGTAacgccttaaccagtttatcctccgttCCGGAGCTGTTAGAACATGGAACTTAATTCTTATATGTAGTAACTGCTAATACGCTGCGTATTgccctatacgcagcgtatactgACACTtcgtatacgctgcgtattgatcaatacgcagcgtataaagCCTTCTGAACTTTAAATTCACACAGAACCTGTTATATTCCAGAGACACTCGTTAGGCCTGTACGCAGTTACTACATATaagacggacttagtttcgacgctcgttaggcccgtacgcgccttacggacgacgtcgactaaataataaaaaaaatattaattagtcgacgctcgttaggcacgtacgcgccttacggacgacgtcgactaaataatattttttttattatttagtcgacgtcctccgtaaggcgcgtacgggcctaacgggcaacgacggacttagtttcgacgctcgttaggcccgtacgcgccttacggacgacgtcgactaaataatatttttttattatttagtcgacgtcgtccgtaaggcgcgtacgggcctaacgagcgtcgaaactaagcccgtcgttaaacggacgtacgcgccttacggatgacgtcgactaaataataaaaaaaatattatttagtcgacgtcgtccgtaaggcgcgtacgggcctaacgagcgccgaaactaagtccgtcgttagGCGCGTACGGACTTAGTTTCggcgctcgttaggcccgtacgcgccttacggacgacgtcgactaaataataaaaaaaatattatttagtcgacgtcgtccgtaaggcgcgtacgggcctaacgggcaacgacggacttagtttcgacgctcgttaggcccgtacgcgccttacggacgacgtcgactaaattagtcgacgtcgtccgtaaggcgcgtacgggcctaacgagcgtcgaaactaagtccgtcgttgcccgttaggcccgtacgcgccttacggatgacgtcgactaaataataaaaaaaatatttgacaCTTCAAACCTGGAAACATTTGTGTCAATTTCTGAAACATAAGGGACCATTttattaaatcctggaaacaccagggaccatttttgtaaatttatcaaacctcagggaccaattttgtaaacacatcaaacctcagggaccatttttgtaaatttatcatccgtaaggcgcgtacgggcctaacgggcaacgacggacttagtttcgacgctcgttaggcccgtacgcgccttacggacgacgtcgactaaataatattttttttattatttagtcgacgtcgtccgtaaggcgcgtacgggcctaacgagcgtcgaaactaagtccgtcgttgcccgttaggcccgtacgcgccttacggacgacgtcgactaaataataaaaaaaatatttgacaCTTCAAACCTGGAAACATTTGtgtcaatttctgaaacac belongs to Helianthus annuus cultivar XRQ/B chromosome 5, HanXRQr2.0-SUNRISE, whole genome shotgun sequence and includes:
- the LOC110939869 gene encoding putative pentatricopeptide repeat-containing protein At3g13770, mitochondrial isoform X1 translates to MRTKINLFARQFAASALTQELPTNLQNLCSNGHLNYALTDMAKLGLQMNFQAYDTLLNECVKQKSVRGGQRVHAHMIKTQYNPPVYLVTRLLVLYGKCECLWDARQVFDEMPERNVVSWTALMSAYSKSGYASEALDLLVKMLRSGTEPNEYTFATALTCCTGVSGLYHGRQVHNHIIKNNFDSHLYVGCSLLDMYAKAGGIHEARFVFENLPERDVVSWTAIISGYAQLGLDEEALELFRRLLREGIASNYVTYASVLTAVSGLAAYEMGKQIHSHTLRSGLPFYVVLQNSLIDMYTKCGQLSYARRVFDKMSERTVISWNAMLVGYSKHGMAREVASLFELMRNENQVKPNNVTFLAILSGCSHGKMENKGLEVFDEMMSGKDGVVPDVEHYGCVVDLLGRAGQVEKAFEFIKQMPLEPNAAIWGSLLGACLVHSNVEIGEIAGHTLLQIEPENPGNYVILSNLYASRGRWDDVRSIRSLMEQKAVAKDPGKSWIEIDQTLHTFHAGDRLHPKMDEVYDKMKEVLVKLKEYGYSPNLSGVLFDVDDEQKEKILLGHSEKLALAFGLIYSPVGKPIRIMKNLRVCVDCHSFAKVVSQVCEREVFMRDKNRFHHIVNGVCSCGDYW
- the LOC110939869 gene encoding putative pentatricopeptide repeat-containing protein At3g13770, mitochondrial isoform X2, producing MRTKINLFARQFAASALTQELPTNLQNLCSNGHLNYALTDMAKLGLQMNFQAYDTLLNECVKQKSVRGGQRVHAHMIKTQYNPPVYLVTRLLVLYGKCECLWDARQVFDEMPERNVVSWTALMSAYSKSGYASEALDLLVKMLRSAYEMGKQIHSHTLRSGLPFYVVLQNSLIDMYTKCGQLSYARRVFDKMSERTVISWNAMLVGYSKHGMAREVASLFELMRNENQVKPNNVTFLAILSGCSHGKMENKGLEVFDEMMSGKDGVVPDVEHYGCVVDLLGRAGQVEKAFEFIKQMPLEPNAAIWGSLLGACLVHSNVEIGEIAGHTLLQIEPENPGNYVILSNLYASRGRWDDVRSIRSLMEQKAVAKDPGKSWIEIDQTLHTFHAGDRLHPKMDEVYDKMKEVLVKLKEYGYSPNLSGVLFDVDDEQKEKILLGHSEKLALAFGLIYSPVGKPIRIMKNLRVCVDCHSFAKVVSQVCEREVFMRDKNRFHHIVNGVCSCGDYW